From Deltaproteobacteria bacterium, a single genomic window includes:
- a CDS encoding universal stress protein encodes MYKKILVPLDGSKLAEIALSHAESLAVRYKADLVFLTVIDPPKMAGRNGAAVDLFRQEMDTKMQEAEMYLKVLKGKFEKKKIQAKIVVSLGSVVKNIIDTAESESVDLVLIASHGRTGLQRVFFGSAAAGVLNRIEQPLMVIRKPPE; translated from the coding sequence ATGTATAAAAAGATTCTGGTACCTTTGGATGGATCGAAGCTGGCTGAAATTGCTTTGTCGCACGCAGAGTCTCTTGCCGTCCGTTACAAAGCAGACCTTGTCTTCTTGACGGTCATCGATCCGCCAAAAATGGCCGGCAGGAACGGGGCTGCCGTGGATTTGTTTCGGCAAGAAATGGACACAAAAATGCAAGAAGCTGAAATGTATCTAAAGGTGTTGAAAGGCAAGTTTGAAAAGAAAAAGATTCAAGCGAAAATTGTGGTAAGTCTGGGGTCGGTGGTCAAGAACATCATTGATACAGCCGAAAGCGAATCGGTGGACCTGGTGTTAATAGCCAGCCATGGTCGCACCGGCTTACAGCGGGTCTTTTTTGGAAGCGCTGCAGCGGGCGTGCTCAACCGCATCGAACAACCCCTAATGGTCATTCGAAAGCCCCCTGAATAA